AGAAATAACTACAGAACTGACAATAGTAATAAGAAAATTGGACCTGGAAACCACCTTCTCATATCTTTAGTGGCATCAGCCGAGAGGTCAGACAGTTAACATCCTGAGAAGGGCTCTGGCATTTGGTCCTAGTTCTGAGCCTCTAGGACAAGGAGACAGAAGCTGTGGTTTGCAGTGTAAAAAAAGAGatgtggctgggcagtggtggcacatgcctttaatcccagcacatggaaggcagaggcaggtggatctctgagttcaaggccagcctggtctacagagtgagttccaggccagccatggctacacagagaaaccccgtctcgaaaaaacaaaacaaacaaaaagatgttaGTCCTTCCACTCACTTCCCATGTCAGGGTTACATGGTACACTAGAAGGCCGAGAGGCCTGTCCTGAGGTCTAGCCCTGCATGACTGATCTCGAAAACTAGAGATTTCAGTGGACTGCTCAATGAGAATGGAGGGAGTTGAATTTTCCTGTACTTGAGGTACCTGTTAGCTGAGTCCCTGGAGGAAGTGATAAGCTCAGAGATAAGAAAGCAGAAACTGAGCAGTCTTCAATTCTCCAGGTCTGAGgtaggattgggggtggggtgggtgaagcttgaaaggaggggagaaagaaagcatAATGTTCCTGGTCAGAGATCTCTGGAAGAGGAGTGAGAAGGATGCAGGTCCAGTACTCTGGTTAGATGTGGGAGGTGGAATAGAAGATGGAATTTTGAGTGGGTAGGGGCTGCTAAGGTCTATGTTGCTCTTATGTACACGAAATCTTTTCACAGGGCATAAAGTATGAGGAAGTTAGAGTCTTGGCTATGGAGAAGTTAGAGATGACTGAGTCGCTGTGGATAAAAGAGGGAACTTTGTACACAGGGcctggggtaaaaaaaaaaccctaggtcACACACAGGAGGAAGTGAAGTACAGGCTAGATCTTAGACCATATCTTTCATTGCTGGGtgggtggttttgttgtttgttataaaacagggtttgtttgtttgtttgtttgtttgtaataaaACAGAGTAGCCTTGaccattctggaactcactctgtagaccaggttggctttgtttgttttaaaggcagAACCACattctgtagcccaagctagcttgGACTTTATTACAGAGCCGAGGCTGGTCTCCATCTCACAGTAGCCTTCCCACTTTAGCCTCCCAATTTCTAAGATCATGGGTGTGCCCTTCTTGACTTGGTTTGCGTAGTGCAGGGTTCAGATCCAAGGCTTCCTGAATGATATAGACAAGCGTGTTACCAGCTAAGCCACATCCCCACGGTCAAAGTTGTAGGTGTATGTTTGGGGTGAGTCTGTATGTGTTcgcatggaggtcagaagttggTTTTTTCCTTCCAGGAGTTATGTCCCAGTAAGCCAGCTCTAGTTTtccagcatggcagcacacactcCCGTGGATAGGATGCTGACTCCCTGGGAAAGGGAAGCAAGAAGTATAGCTTTGAGTGTTTGGATTTTGGGTTTTCTTATGGGTAGGGCTAGGATGAGCCTAGAACCTAGATGAccaattcatttttatagtttataGACAAGTTCCATATATTAAGACACATCCTTTTCAGAATTCAAAGTAATTTGTTCCAAAACGGATGAGGGCTGGGTACCTGGATTCCTCAGTATGTGAGATCTTACCCAAATGCTTTTCCTTTTCTCAGCCATGCCGGTAACAGTAACTCGTACAACCATCACGACTACAACGTCATCCTCCACCACTGTGGGGTCCGCTCGGGCGCTGACCCAGCCGCTGGGCCTCCTCCGCCTCCTGCAGCTAATATCCACCTGTGTGGCTTTCTCGCTGGTGGCCAGTGTGGGTGCCTGGACAGGGCCCATGGGTAACTGGGCCATGTTCACCTGGTGTTTCTGCTTTGCTGTTACCCTCATCATCCTGATTGTGGAGTTAGGTGGACTCCAGGCCCACTTCCCCCTGTCATGGCGAAACTTCCCCATCACCTTTGCCTGCTACGCGGCCCTCTTCTGCCTGTCGTCTTCCATCATCTATCCCACCACCTATGTGCAGTTCCTAGCTCATGGACGTACCCGGGACCATGCCATCGCTGCCACCACTTTCTCCTGCGTTGCCTGTTTGGCGTATGCCACTGAAGTGGCCTGGACCCGTGCAAGGCCCGGTGAGATCACTGGCTATATGGCTACCGTGCCAGGGCTGCTCAAAGTTTTTGAGACCTTCGTAGCCTGTATCATCTTTGCCTTCATCAGTGAGCCGCTCCTGTATAATCAGAAGCCAGCCCTGGAGTGGTGTGTGGCAGTCTATGCCATCTGCTTCATACTAGCAGGGGTGACCATCCTGCTCAACCTGGGGGATTGTACCAACGTGTTGCCCATCCCTTTCCCCACCTTCCTCTCAGGCTTGGCCttactctctgttctcttttacGCCACTGCCATCGTCCTCTGGCCCCTCTACCAATTTGATCAGAGATATCAGGGCCAACCCCGCCGTTCAATGGATCCAAGCTGCACTCGTAGTATTAGTTATATACAACCCAACACGGTGTGTTTCTGGGACCGACGACTGGCGGTGTCCATCCTGACAGGTATCAACCTGCTGGCATATGTGTCTGATCTGGTGTACTCCACTCGTCTGGTGTTCGTCAAGGTCTGAGATTGACAAGGGgctcccttccccatctctccttgcAGCCTCTTCAACCAGTTGATTACCCAGGTGATTGGTACCATCCTGTTTTCTCATCTCCCTCCCATTTCCTCTTCCCTGTTAGATATGTATAGTCTTCCTTATTCCCCGTTTGccttttctatctctttcttacctttcctcttctggtatgcctgTTTTACCCTTGAGCTGTGGCTCCACAGTTTGCCtcgttcattttttttctatctctatAGTCTTTCCTGTGGGTTTTATCACCTGCTTATTTTCTTGGGAGCCCTAAGAAATCTTGCTTTCTTTCCCTCACCCCTCAAAGGTGCTGGCCCCACACATCCCACACTCCTTTACAGTTACCCACACTCTTTTGCAGTTCTTTACTCCAAGGGTCTCTTTAGGGGCCTCATTGCCAaagcatgcctgcctgcctgcctgccttagcTGTGCcttagtctgtgtgtgtgtgtgtgtgtgtgtgtgtgtgtgtgtgtgtgtgtgtgtgtgttaaggggATTGGGAAGCAGGCCATATAATGTACCTCTCCTTTaaattcaaaacaaagcaaacaaaatcctGGAGGTCAGCAATTCCCGGTGGCCAGAAGTCAGCATTATGCAGTCTCTGCCTCTACTTGTCACTCAACGTTGCACCAAATTGGCTCTAGATTTTTTTTACCAGGCTTACTGAAAGCCCACCACCTAGAGGATAGATACCCTAGATGAAGCAATGGATGGGCACCTTTTCCTAAACGATTCTCTGTGCTATTTAAACAAACCCAACAAAAATATCCACAtggtatctctctctgtgtctctgtccctccccccacccccagggtttctctgtgtagccttggctgtcctgaatttgctctgtagacgaggctgccCTCTAACTCAAGATATCTGCCTGCTtatgcctccctggtgctgggcttaagggtgtgtgccatcactgccaggCCACCCATATGGTCTTAAGACAACTCTGAAGTATTTCTGAGCGTCAGTAATGGCTGCTCGCTTATCTCAGTGTTAAAAATAACAAGGTCTGCTTTAGCAGGAATGAGAAGAGAAGGAGCCTTTGCCGGCCTTAAAGGCATTAAGATCATTAAGctcatcttttccttttctgaacacaaacaaagcaatcaactaaaaagccctttttttttttttaatagctttagAGATTTTCTTAATGTGGCCCATTCTGGTCTCAAACATAATTGTGTAGGTGAGGCTTCCATTGAACCCTTGTCTTTCTGGCTCCACCTTCTGGGTGCTGAGAGTACAGATATACCACCATACCCTCGTTGTGTAGCCCCGTTAAAGAGAGAAGGTCCTTAGACATCTTTTCTTGGGCTACAGGGTAGGTTTGGGAGTAACAGGATTGGAATGGCTTGTGTGTGCTGTACATGAACCCGGGTCCTCTCATGTGCTGcttgcttcttgctgctgctttctgcttctttgACATTACTAGGTATATAtggataaataaatgtataaatatatatatatatattttaattttctggagcTTTGGGTTCCTGTAGCTCCTGCTGTCAGTCACCCTTTCCCACCCCTCACATCcataatgttctttttttaaaaaacaaaaacaaaaaaaaccctcaatatAATGATAACAGGAAGActcatgctttctttctctccgggtgggtggggaggaatgAAGGACTCCAAGAGAGAGGTGAGACTCAGATTCTTCAGTTTGATGACAGAAGGGGCGTAGGACTAAGACAACCTTGGCCTCATCAGAAAACAGTGGCAGAGCCtgggtctccccccccccaaagttatgtatttattttaattttatgtacattgttGATTTGCCAgcatgcatgtctgtgagggtattgggtcccctggaacgggagttacagacagttgtgagctgccatgtgggtacagggaattgaacccaggtcctgtagaggagaaccactgaactatctctccagcctccccgaATCCCCACCCCTTTAAGCTGGTCtcatgtagacaaggctggcctcaaactcaatatgtagccaaGTCCTAcctcctccagtgctgggattacaagtaaaAGCCACCACACCCCGTTTATGCAGTTTTGGGGACTGAGCCCAGAGACTGGcccatgctgggcaagcactttaccatccGAGCTATATACCATAGCCGGATAGTCTTCTTAATTCTTCAAAATGGGGGTGTGGGAGCCTTGGGCGCTCAGGGGTTGTTGAAAGCACTTGCTTTGGCACCGTGAGAACCAGGGTTCAGGTCccagacccaagaaacaagctgaacaTCCCCTCAAATGCATGCAACACCCCCCATGGTAAAGGTGGGGGCACAGAGAGTCACTGGGCTTGCTGGCTTCCTGCCTTAGACAAATACGCAGTGAAGGAAATGACAGATGGTgccattttctggcctccacgACTACACTCACAGGAACATAcattttataatcttaaaaagaaaCTAGGAACGTTGACTAGGAAAGACAAGAATGCAATTTCTCCCACAGAAAGTCCCTTGAGAAACACAAGGCACTATGGTTTGGCAAGTAGCTTAGAGGGAaagtacttgcttagcatgtacaaAGGCCCTGGCAGGCCTGTCCCTAGCAATACACACAGATTCAGGAAGAAAATACCACTTGGGCAATTCAGAAATACAATGTCCCAGTGCTGAGAGGTGattttgcaattaaaaaaaaaaaaaatgcttgcgtCCAGTTCATAGCGCCCCCTTCAGGAGCTGAGCTCACAGCTACAAtcaggagagatagctcagattAAAACCACTGACaccaggctgggtgtggtggcacatgcctttaattccagcacttgggaggcagaggcagccgaaTTTCTgactttaaggctagcctggtagtgagttccaggacagccagggctacacagagaaaccctgcctcgaaaaaaacaaacaaacaaaaaaccctgatatcctttggcctccatgatcacacacataaagaaatttCAGGATCATACAATCTCTTTTTGCACCTGTGCCCACACAAAGGTAACTTGGAAAACATTTGGAATAAGTTTGGAAGTgaatgaaaagtaaataaaaggaaaggactGCTCTTAGGTatagtggaggaggagaaggtttattgtTGATAAAAGGGaggcatagccagaggcagggacatctaGGAGAGTCCAAAGTGACTCTGAGGTGGGCCATGTAAGGAGAGCGGGGAAGCTAGGAGACCAAGAGGCCAGGACAAAAAGGgcctggtaaccaaaatggctggGATATAGAGGGGAGAGCAACTGGTGGAAGGGCAGGCAGCCCAGCTCCTGAACTGAAGGAGTTTAAGGTAGGGGGTTGAGATATACCAGCCGTATTCTGTAACTGGTCgtgactgagggatgctgggagagctctgctttgatatgttaaataggcacctcagttaACCATTTGCCCCAGGTTTGAGACCTAACAGGAAGTACATGGGAGAAGAGCCAGTGAGGACACACACTTTGGGGTGAGAAGTCTTTATTTCTTCAGTGCTTACCAAGACGTATCTACACCAATTCCTCTTCTCAAGAGGCCATCGCATCCACTCCTTCCCGTCCTGGTTCAAGAATACCTTCTGGAAGACACCAGAAAGAATAGCTAGAGGGTTGTGTggatcagttggtagagtgcttgccgaGCAAACACAAGGTCCCAGGGGCAATCTCCAGTATCTGAACACTTCCCTACCCCACGGGTGATGATAGATGCCTATAAACCCAGttcttgggaggtaaaggcaggaagcTCAGATGTTGGTTATCTTTGATTAcctagcaagtttgaagccagacaGGAAATACACAaagatttacttacttacttacttatttatttatttatttatttatttatttatcagacAGATaccgtgtagctctggctggtctggaacttgctatgtagatcaggctggcatcaaactcacagaggtcctcctgcttctgcctgggattaaaagtgttcaAGCCcttatttaaacaacaacaacaacaacaaaatagaactGTAGCGTCCAGTGATCTGCTGCTTTAACTCGggaaagcaacagaggaagaaGCTGTACCCCCAGTGCCCTTCACCCGTTGCCCCAGAAAACCACAGACATCAATAAATAGGCTTGCAGGTTGGTCAGAGAACTCTGTGTTCAGAAGGGTGCTTGAGGACTGACTCTAATTCCTTCACCTCCCCTGCACCTTCTGGAATTCCGACTCCACTGCGACCTCAGCAAAACCGCAAAAACGACGTGTTGCTGAACCGACACCCGCGCCACCGCAGCCGCCGGCATTGCACGCCGGGAGTAGTTTTCCTTTGCGTCCCAAGAATAGCGTACACGAGGGCCCCAACTATAAGTCCCAGAGTGCACTGAGCTCGACAGCCTCTGGCGGGCCAGGATTCCCTAGAACGGCTTCCTGCCAGAATGGATCCGTAGGAAGACTGGAACCTCAAGAAAGGCGCATCGTGGGGCGTGACCTGGGGAAGAACTCAGGGGAGGAGAGACCTGGGCGTGTGCATAGGAAATCCCAGGGTGACACTGAGTTGGGAGAACCACTCAGGTGGAGAGTCACAGGGAAACACGAGAGACACCCAAGACAGAGCATAGGGAGATCCAGAGTCAAGAAATACACTCTGCTATAGTCATAGGGAGATACGGAGGGGACAGGCCCTCAGAGATGGAGAGTTACAGGGAGACGTGGATAAAGGAGAGACCTCCAGGGCTGGAAAGCCATAGACAGAGTGGGGAGAATCCCAGAGACGGAGTCTCGGGGAGGCAAAGGAGGGAGAGACGACAAAGAGGAGAGTCGAGATTCCCCCGAAGACAGTCCCAAGGAGACACCGAAAAGGGTCAATATCCCCCCAGAGACAGTcacagggaaagaaggagagaccACTAGAGCCAGAGTCACATGGAACAGGGGGGGGACCGCAGAGATAAAGAGGATCACAGGGCCAAAAGGAAAAACCCTGAATGGGTCAGAGAAAAGGACAGAAGGGAAAGGCAACTACTCAGAGAAAGCGCCTTCTAGCGACAGGAAAGGAGAAATACAGAAGCAGGGAGTGACGGACATCGGGAATTTAACTAGGGAATTTAACTAGCTGAATTTAACTAGCAAAGGTGAACACAGATTAGCGAAGATCGGGAAAGGCAGGACAatggaaatgaaaacattttcagtACACCATGTGGTGCATGAGGAGAGACGTGagcaggaaaaagagagaagcagagagggagaaatggagagagtaaacaggaaagaagagaggaaaagagagaaaagagtgagaaggcagagagaaaagaaacacaccCAGAGGGAGGCATAGCACCAAGCCCAGAGGCTCTAAGAGCGATAAAGAGCCTGAAGCATCACGAGGAATGAGACACTAGCCTCCGTGTCTATCAGAAAGTCCTCAGCACTAAAGACAAAGTTTCTTGATTAAAAGATTAATATGCCCAGAGACACACGGGTCTACCCCAGATTCTAGATCCTGACAAAACCTACTCATGCGGCTGAGTGGGGGAGGAAGATGGGTGTGGGGGCCAAGATGACTGACTGACTGGGAGAAAGGGGGTGGACAAGGCTCGGAGGACGTCCCCTCCTTGCATAGAGCCTGCGGAATGGAAGTGTGCatgtggagaggagggaggggcatCTGTcccgggcggggggggggggctttaaaCTGAAACCCCGCCCCTTGGTCGTCATGGCAACgccttcccccacccccgacTTCTACATTTCAGCAGGTGCTGAGAGCGAAGCTCCCGCCGCCGCCCGTGCCTGCGGCTCCTTGATGCCCCAGCCTTCAGCTCTGACCCCACCCGCTTTCTCCCCGGTCGGTGCTGCCCGTGCCGGGGTGTTGCTTTCTGCCGTGTGCTGTGCACCGTTAGGTGCCTTGCCCCTGTCCTTCCTATCTCAGAGTCTGCGGAGTCCTCCTACCGCCGTCCACCTGTTTCCTCGGAAAAAGGGCCAGCTCGTGATCCCTTCTGCGTTCCTGGGGCCATGGCGGGTCTGGGCCCTGGCGGAGGCGACTCAGAGGGGGGACCCCGACCCCTGTTTTGCAGAAAGGGGGCGCTGAGGCAGAAGGTGGTCCACGAGGTGAAGAGCCACAAGTTCACCGCTCGTTTCTTCAAGCAGCCAACCTTCTGCAGTCACTGTACCGACTTCATCTGGTGAGGGAAGCGGGCTAGGGGAGAGGGCTGGAAAAGGAGGGGACTTGGGAACAGTCATGTCACACTGGTCCCCAAGCGACTGAGCAGAGAGGGGCTGCAGCTCCCACTCCTGGGCTTAATGGCAGGGGGTGGAAGTCTGGGTtcctgggtctgagggaggaagAGCCAGGCTGGATTCTAGGGTCCAAGGGAAAGGGAGCTGGGACTAGAAATTTTGGGTTCTCGGAGAAGGCAACTAGGACTCAGACATCTGGGTGAAATTGGGAAACTGCAAACCTATGTCTTGCAAGGTGGGAGGGCCCGGGTACCCCTCTTTGCACTGACCTTAGATCCTTGACTCTTCCAGGGGCATTGGAAAGCAGGGCCTGCAATGTCAAGGTAAGAGCTGGGACCTGGACTTCTGGGACCCCTGAGGGTGGAGGCTGGGGCCTCACAGCTGAGGCGGCTGACACACGTGTTCTGTGGTCCCCAGAGAGGCGCGGGGGAGCCCTGGGCGGGGGGGTGTGGCAGAGACACACAGCCTGTGGTGGGGAGGAAACTCTGATGGCAGGGCCACCGCGGAGGTGGTGCTGGGGGCCCCTCCCTCGGCCGGTTCCAGGTGGGGACAGATATTTGGAGAATCTGTTTCCATGGGAACAGGGAGATTTGGAAAAGGGGAGCTGAAGGGGGGAGGGGTTCAGAGATGCAAAGTCAGAGCCCCCCCCCAGACTGCCGTTGCCATGACAACACCATTCATCCTAAAGCAGGGGCAGGCCGGGTGGGGTCACTAATGGGCGGGTGGGGGCCGGGCAAGGGGGGCGAATCCTAAAACACCAGCTGCCACTTGGCTAAGAACAGAGTGACTCAAGGTGGGAGGCGGGCCGAAGCAGCACCCCCAGACTCACTTCTGTTCAAGTTGCTGCTCTCTATGTCTCCCTTGTCTAAggatatttctgttttttctcttcaaaacctgtcttcctctttccttgcttttctctctctctctctctctctctctctctctctctctctctctctctctctctctcctttctactttctctgtgtgtgtgtgtgtgtgtgtgtgtgtgcgcgcgcgcgtgcgcacccAAGCATATTGGGGGGTTGTGTTactttgtgtttctctgtctctttttgtctttcttcaaGTCTGTCTCTTGGGGTTCTAGGTCctgctctctgtgcctctgtgtctgtctgtctccatacAGCTCTTggtctgggtctctcctctgatTTTCTCTTCATTGGACTCTCTATGTGGGAATTCCTCTGTTGGTGGTTTTCTCTGAGCTGGAATTTCTGTCTCTAATTTTTCATCTATTGGGGGTCTCTCACTTGTCTCaccctccctctgtgtctcttGTATTCTCATCTTTAGTCTGTAGCTTTGTGGTTCACCGCCGATGCCACGAATTTGTGACCTTCGAGTGTCCAGGCGCTGGAAAGGGCCCCCAGACGGACGTGAGTGCCCAGACACCTGGTTCTTCCTCCTCAGGCCACGTCCCCGCCCTCACCCCCTCGGCGTCCGTCCCAATTTCTCTTGCTATTTTTAaggctgggaggggaggggggctggagagatagaaagagcccagtCTGGCCCAGATTCCTTGCCCTTGGCCTGAAAAGGGGGACTGAGAAGGGGCCTGGGAGAGGCTGGGGACATAGGTGAGGGACAGAAAGGGACACAGGGGTTGAAGAGACCAAAAGTTATCACTGGATTCATGAGACTGACATCCAGGGAagaggaaattaaagaaaattagaatgtggggggcagagagagagagagacagagacagacatagacagagacagagagagatcacACCGGACAGAGGTGTAGGAAAAGAAATTCAAAGCTGGGTGTCACAGCACAAGCCTAGCACATCCTAGCAcatgagaggtggaggcagaaggatctagaATTGAAGGCCAGCTTTGTCTGCATAGATAGTTCTGGGcaaacctgagctacataagacctATCTTAATCGGGGTGTGTGTGGAAAAGGAAGTGGCAGAGATAGAAGATGGTTAGATGTTTAGGGAGGCTTAGAGAGACCCCACAGTGAACAGACACTAGGCACTCACGCGCAAGAATGCATTCAGATCCACAACCACCTcaccctgcccctccctctgcATAGCAGGGGCTGTTGAGCAGTCAATTCTGGACACtgattcctttctcctccttcactTTAAACCCAGCCTCCGATTCTTCCTTGTAAAATGCATCTGTAATCTAGCAGTGACCAGTGGAACGAACTGCCCATGATAAGGGAGATGTTCTCTTTCTACGGTTGCCATCAGCAGCATGCAGCCAGCACGAAACAGGGATGCTTTGAGGAACAGAAATCTAAGCTTGGTTTTCCTCAGATTGATTTAAATTTGAACAGCTACATTGTTGAACCAGGTAGCATGAATCTAGACATTTCCAATCTTACCTTAGCAGTTCAGCAGAGATTGTTTCTTCCCAGAATTTgatacaagaaaagaaagagctatACAATTCATAGATTCATAGGGAGGTGGCAATACGGAGGCTCAGGCAGTAgcactgtgagttcgaggccagtctaggctaaatatggagacactgtttcaaagaaGGCCCAGGAGGCACCTGGTAGATTGTCTGTTGAAGAAAACAGAATTTGCATACAGGGTGTGAATACATAGAGCACAAATTGAGTACCAGCCCTGGGATATGCTTATTGCCTGCCTGTGCACGTGCTTGCCTCTGACACTATCTGTGTTTTATGAGGTCCTGATTACATACATACTCATCAGCTCTTTTACACCCAGTGTAGGCTTGAATCTGGATAATTGCTCATGAGATTAGATTGGtcgcttctttttcttctcctccttcttcttgtgttcccATCTgagcaaagacttttttttttttttttagtttttcaagacagggtttctctgtatagccctggctgtcctggaactcactctgtagaccaggctggcctcaaactcagaaatccgcctgcccctgcctcccaagtgctgggattaaaggcatgtgccaccacgcccagcttgagcAAAGACTCTTGAACTAAAACACATGATGTGAAAGCCAGTCCTCTCTAAATGAGGAATTATCTCTTGCAGTGCttagtttttctcttttattaaaaaattttaaatatatttaaaagttttctCCGTTCCTTGGGAGATgtcaaaatttctttctttcttcctttcttccttccttccttccttccttcctttctttctttctttctttctttctttctttctttctttctttctttctttctttcttttgaaggtctcatttttgttgttttgtttgagacagtgcctCGCTATATAGATGGCCAGAACCCACTTTatagagtaggctggcctcatacagatctgcctctgtcccctgagtgctgggattaaaagtgtgcaccaccatgctcctgtttttcttttttctctctctccctctcttcctttttttggtattttgttttgttttgcttttagactGGGTCTCTCTATTGCAGCCCAGCTGCCCTCAAACTCCTCATTGTACAGATAGATGACTTagcctcccaaattctgagatGACAGGTATGTGTCATCATGGCTGGCTTAATTATTTACAGTACATCTTAAGTTCCTGGGCTATAAACTGAGATGAGAATTGTGCCTACTTATGGGGTCATTTCCAAGTTTCAGTTGAGTCAAACACTTGAGATGGCACCTGGAACATAGTAATAAAATATTGGGTTATTGATATGGCTCAgatggtaaaggcatttgctgccaaggcTGGCAACCTGAATttcatccctgggacccacattttaaaagaagagaatgaacaaatgcaaattatattctgatctccacatgtacacactcacactctctcacacacactcaaaatagAAAACTagggtctggagaggtggctcagaggttaatagCATTTGTGGCTCTTGCAAAGGACACAGTTTCAATTCCAAGtatccatatggtggctcacaagcatccaaTTCCAGGGGACCAAATGCCCTCCTCTGACCCCTGTTTACACAAGGAATATAttcatggtgcacatatatacatacaggcaaaacattcattggtgtaaaataatctaaaaaaaacTGAAACTAGAAATCTAACTAAAATAAAAGCCCAAGAATGTCTCAGTTTTTCTCTCTTCAGGATCATTCTCTCAATGTTTTCTCAGAGTCAGGTAAGTCTGAGGCTGGGGCTGTAGTTCAAGTGGCAGAGTACAGGGTCCCACCCCTAACACTGTGTAACCTGTCCAGGGTGGTGGACAGCTGGAATCTCAggtagaggtaggaagatcaggaCTTAAAGGGCATCCCGAACTATACAGTAGGTTCCAAGCCAACCTgtaaaaagggagaaaagaaaaatgcaggagaggaagggaagaaggaaagaagaaagggagggaggaaataatTTCCTAAGAATCAGGCCTTACCTTGTAGGGTAGAGTGTGAATGGGGAAGGTACTGGCTAGTGTCCTAAATTCCTGCACAACTGGACCCTGGACATTTAGTGTTGCTTCAAGACAGAGAACGAATGTTCATTTCCATTTGACAGAGAAGTATGCTGAGGCTCAAAACTGGGAAATGAGTTTACTCAAAGATCACACATCTGGGAAGTGGCCTGGCTTGTACTTGGCTCATCAAAGCCAGCAATAAACCCCATTTTAACGACCACAGCACCAATAACTGCTGTCAGACGAGCAGCAGCGGGCACGTCCCACATATTCAGTTCTGCTGTGAGTCTCCCACTAATCTGGCTAGGCCCTCTGGTGCCTGCTGTAACTGATTCTTGTCTCACATGGGGCCCAGAGAAGGTACCCTTCAGGGAGAC
This Mus musculus strain C57BL/6J chromosome 7, GRCm38.p6 C57BL/6J DNA region includes the following protein-coding sequences:
- the Myadm gene encoding myeloid-associated differentiation marker isoform X1 translates to MPVTVTRTTITTTTSSSTTVGSARALTQPLGLLRLLQLISTCVAFSLVASVGAWTGPMGNWAMFTWCFCFAVTLIILIVELGGLQAHFPLSWRNFPITFACYAALFCLSSSIIYPTTYVQFLAHGRTRDHAIAATTFSCVACLAYATEVAWTRARPGEITGYMATVPGLLKVFETFVACIIFAFISEPLLYNQKPALEWCVAVYAICFILAGVTILLNLGDCTNVLPIPFPTFLSGLALLSVLFYATAIVLWPLYQFDQRYQGQPRRSMDPSCTRSISYIQPNTVCFWDRRLAVSILTGINLLAYVSDLVYSTRLVFVKV